One window of Triticum dicoccoides isolate Atlit2015 ecotype Zavitan chromosome 5A, WEW_v2.0, whole genome shotgun sequence genomic DNA carries:
- the LOC119298785 gene encoding uncharacterized protein LOC119298785, with protein sequence MGQEEDALTVAFSWEQELGMPESPRKPPVILSWELEPAVKKPVSTVEGRGGGMREGQRKVPALARRLSVPPPPGRPAARGYSRAVRPEDDPFLAAYLACTKSGGDGDGRKMKTAPTREAKGQRRWSGLGRGLGALSCKRSNGVVEQSMVRMAKLPGLDPRDA encoded by the coding sequence ATGGGGCAGGAAGAGGACGCCCTGACCGTGGCCTTCTCGTGGGAGCAGGAGCTGGGCATGCCAGAGAGCCCGAGGAAGCCGCCGGTGATCTTGTCGTGGGAGCTCGAGCCGGCCGTGAAGAAGCCGGTCTCGACGGTTGAAGGACGTGGTGGTGGCATGCGGGAGGGCCAGAGGAAGGTGCCGGCGCTGGCGAGGCGGCTGTCCGTGCCGCCGCCCCCGGGCAGGCCGGCGGCGAGGGGCTACTCGAGGGCCGTCCGGCCTGAGGACGACCCGTTCCTGGCGGCGTACCTGGCCTGCACcaagagcggcggcgacggcgacggcaggaAGATGAAGACCGCACCAACAAGGGAGGCCAAGGGCCAGAGGCGGTGGAGCGGGCTCGGGCGTGGGCTCGGCGCGCTGTCGTGCAAGAGGTCCAACGGCGTGGTGGAGCAGAGCATGGTGAGGATGGCCAAGCTGCCCGGGCTGGATCCCAGGGATGCTTAA